CGCGCGAGCCGCACGTTCCCAAAAGGCAAACCCGAAGAAGCCTTCCGGCTGGACCAGCGCTACCGGGCCGCGCTGGACGCCGTGAGCGACAATCGCATCCGGTGGCCCGTAACCGTGGATCGGGTGCTCCCGGACGGGCGCATTGGGGTCAAGCGGATTGACCTCAAGAGAACGTTTGCGGGTAAGCCCCGAACCTTCGCCCTCAATATCCACGTGTCGCCCACGAGCGCGCCCCTGACGGCCGCCGAACTTGCCGAAGCTCCGAACGGTTTCCCGTCCACCGAGGTCACTCGCCTTTGGGCGCTACGGCAGGGTGACCCGTTGGTTCTGATGGGCACAGTTGGAGATCTGAAGCCCGTGAGTGAGCTTTCAAGCGAAGATCCCGACGATGCGGCCAGTCACTACCACTGGCACATCGAAATCGATCGGCACCGGCTTCTCCGGCCACGATCTCCATTCGAGTAGAAGATGTCGGCTGGGTTGCCCCTTGTGCCCGGCCGTCGGGCAGTCACTGGGAGTTGCCGCATTATGCTAGGGAGGTGTAGAACTCGACCCGACCGCATTGAGCGCAGCGGTACGCTTCGAGCGCGAACAGTTGGTCCCCCGGTTCCTCGTGAAGCCCTTGCAGGAACGCCTTGACCGGATTGCCGGACGTCGGCGTGCCCGGCCGCACGAACGCGAAGGTCGACACGATTACCCCGGGCTGTGGGCCACTGTGGACGGCCTGCCCCATGTTCCGCGCTCGGATCGTGCCCGACTCCAGTTGTCCCCCACAGCCAACGCACCGCTTATCCATTCGCTTCTCCGTGATTTGGGCGAAAGGATTCGGGACTGGTACAAGAGCACGGTGTGCGTGCCATTACACACTACCGCCACTTCGCTGCATTTATTCCCTACCCAACACCAGATCGACAACCCAGCATCCGCGCACGTGCGGCCCCGGTCCACGGCAGTGATCGAGCACATCGGCGCTGTCACACCCGGCGTCCTGGAGTGCGTCAGCCAGGATCGGCATCGCGCCGAAGTCACGGGACTCGTACATCTGCGCTGTGAGTGCGACCACGGTCGGAGTGCGCCACGAGGGAAAAGGTGCGACGGGTCGGAACGGGTTACCGAAAATATCGCGGAGAAGACTTACTGCGGCGCGCAGTTCCCGTACTTCGCTGACCGAGCCAGCGGCCCAATCGACGTGGCTCCCGGCTGCTATACCCGCCGCTATTGAAACCAGGACCGAAACCTGCTCGGCCACATACGCATCACCGTAAGCGCCCCTCTGCTCCCACCACGAGGCAAACGCCACCGCCCATGCCGCCATCACTTCGGGTTGCGCCGGGTTCTCGCCCAAAGGCAGGGCTTCGACGGTGCCCATTAGCGCCCTGTGCGCCTCCCGTACCACGCTGAGGGGCACAGCGCCATCCAGATACTGTTCCGTGAATTCGAGCGCGCGTCGGGTGTTCGCAATAGTCAGTAGGTCCGATACCCGCCGGCAGGCTGCACACGAAAACAGCCGTAACTTCCTCGTAGTCACGCCCCGGGCACCGAGAAACTCGCACATCAGGTGCACGTCCTCGGTTGAGCCCCACTGCCCCTCCGTCATCGCTCTCCGACTCCTCCAAATCCACCCTTGACCTCGTTCCCTCTGGACAGGTGCAAGCAAAATGCCAAACGATGACACCCGGTCAACTGACCGGGTGTCGCGTGGGGCGGGTTGGGGTCGCGATTAGGTGCGCGACCGCATTGCGATCTCATGTTCGAGGTGAACGTGTTTTCGCGCGACGAATGTGAAGGCCCGGATCCGTGCCCGGAACGCACGCTGCTTCTCTTTCGCGTCCATCGATGTGGATCTTGGTGCGGTTGGATATGCGGCGAGAGCGCCGAAAGACCGGTGTTCGCGCAAGCGCCGCGTTCGTGACGGAGCACTTCTCGTAAGATTTCCGGTGCCGTACCGATCAGCCTCCGCGGACCCCGACAATGGATCTTCAACTTACAGGCAAGACGGCGGTCGTCACCGGCTCGACGGCGGGCATCGGTTTATCGATCGCGGAAGAGCTCGCTCGCGAGGGGGTGAAGGTGTTCGTCGCGGGACGTACCCAGCCGAAGATCGACGAGGCGCTGAAGGTGGTGCGGAAGGCGGGTGAGGCCGAAGGGGTCGTTGCCGACGCCGGTACGGCCGAAGGGTGCGCGGCGCTCGTGAGGCGGGTTCCGCAGGTAGACATCCTGGTGAACAACCTGGGCATCTATGAGGCGAAGCCGTTCGCCGAGATCCCGGATGCCGACTGGCAGAAGCTGTTCGACGTGAACGTCATGAGCGGGGTGCGGCTGTCCCGGCACTACTTCCCACAGATGCTGTCCGCCGGGTGGGGGCGGGTCATCTTCATCGCCAGCGAGTCGGGGGTGATGACGCCCCCCGAGATGGTCCACTACGGGGTGACCAAATCGAGTCAACTGGCGCTGTCACGGGGCATGGCGGAACTGACGAAGGGGACGCAGGTCACGGTCAACACGGTCCTCCCCGGCCCGACCCAGTCGGAAGGGATCGCCGAGTTCCTCCGGAAGGTCTCGCCCGGGGCAAAGGACGATGCCGATGCCGAGGCCGAATTCTTCCGCGCCCATCGCTCGTCGTCCCTGCTGCAGCGGCTGATCGACCCGCAGGAGATCGCCCATATGGTCGCGTACCTGGCCAGCCCGCTGTCGGCCGCAACGAACGGGGCCACCCTTAGAGTTGAAGGTGGACTGCTGCGGTCGATCGTCTGATCTGGTGGCCACGCTGTCTCTCTGGACCGCTCATGGAGGCCCGGAACCGCTCATGAACGACGTCAGCAGCATCGTTCACCAGGGATGCAAGATCGCCTATCGCGTCCGGGGGAGCGGGCCGCCCGCGCTATTTATCCAGGGCGTCAACACGCACGGCGATGGCTGGAACCCGCAGGTCAATGACCTCGCCGGGCGGTACGCCTGCCTGACGTTCGACAACCGGGGCACGGGCGGCAGCGATCGCGGATCCGAGCCCATCACGGTCGAGCAGATGGCGGCGGATGCGGCGGCGGTCATGCGCGCCGTCGGGTGGGAATCGGCCCACGTCGTCGGGCATTCGCTCGGCGGGCCGGTCGGCTTACAGCTCGCCTTGACCGCACGTAAGCGGGTGCGGAGCCTCGCGCTCCTGTGCAGCTTTGCCGATGGAAAGGGTGTCGGTCCCCTGTCGTGGCGGCTGATCTGGGCGGGCATGCGGATGCGGTTCGGGACCAAGGGTATGAAGCGGCGGGCGTTTCTCGATCTGGTCGTTCCACCCGGCACGAAGGGGGACCGCAACGCACTGGCCGCCGAGCTGGCGCCCCTGTTCGGCCATGACCTGGCCGAGCCGCTGCTCGTTCTCAAGGACCAGATGAAAGCGATGTGGGCGTTCGACGTGAACGGGCGCCTGGGCGAACTGGCGGGCCTCCGGACACTGGTGGCGAACGCCGAGTTCGACCCGATCGCCCCGCCGAAACTGGGGCGAGGTGTCGCCGCCGGGATCCCTGGTGCGCGATACGTGAACCTGGACGGGGCGTCCCACGGGGTCATTCTGACGGATCCTAAACGGGTCAACGCCCTGCTGGTCGAGCATTTCGGCGAGGGCGGCTGACCGCTCAGTTCCATCGCATCGGTTCGCCCGACAGTTTGGCGTACACGACCGAGAGAAGTCCCCTCCGCCACCGGCAATAGGAGCGGCACGATGATGGCGTAGCGCGGGACGCCCGCACCTTGCGGCGCTCTCACCCACCGATAACCCTCATCAGAAACCCCCCAAGGAGCCGCTCGTGCTGACCGTTACCCTTCTGGCGATGGCGATTGCCGCCGACAACCCTCCGTTCAAATTCACCACGAAGCGGGAAGACGACCGCGTCACCGCGAAGACGGAAAAGGACCGCACCCTCTTCGACATCACCAGTCCCACGGGAATCAGCGAGGTCGTGATCGAGCGAACGGGTGACGCCTGGCCGGAAACCGTCGTGATCCGTCTCCACACTTCCGGCCTGGAGCAGTTCCGCGCGAAGAGTGAGAAGCTCACCCTCTCCGGCAGCGTGGCGAGCCACACCGACTACGGGGTAAGCCTGGGCGTGGACAAGAAGAAGGAAGACCCGGCTGATCCGAAAAGCGCGTACTTCATGGACTTCAAGAAGATCGGAAAGGACGGGAAGCCCGCGACCGAAATTCCGCTGAAGGGGGGGTACTTCGAGATGCGTCTGCCGAAACCGTTCTTCGAGGGCAACCCGAAGTCCGTGACCCTGACTTGGATCGACTTCTTCCGGCGGTAACGGGGGCGTGACACATTCCCGCCGGATTCGCCATCCAGCCCAAGCGTTTTGCGTAGCGCCTCGAAATAACCCGGTTCGACCCGACCGGTGGGCGGTCCGGCAGAATTACGTATCGGTGGCAACTCACCGGGCTGGCACGGAACAGCCACCTGAAACTTTACAGCGCGGCGTAATGCCGTCACAGATCTTAAAGGGAACGAGAAGGGTGCCTTGGTCACCGAATCCTGAGTGAGGGTGACCAAGAGATCGCAAAGCTGTTCCACGATATTCCGTGGAACGTCCACGATTCCAGGCATTTGTACGCAATGAATGTTGACCTATGCAACGGATGAAGATATGCTCAGAACACTAGAAAACACGGACGTTCGGTGTGTTTTCGGGGATCAAGTCGAGTGCCCTACGGAAACGAAGGTTGAAGGTTCGAATCCTTCTGGGTGTATTGTAAAAGGGCCTGGGAAACCGGGCCTTTTTCGTTTCTGCCATCGTGCAATTGACAGCGGCTGTACCAAATTCCGAACTAAACCACCCCAGATTTCGCTCTTCCGCACCTCTCTGAGTGCCGCCCGTTCCCTGACGGCGTGCTTGTCTCCGGTTGCTGTGTAGGGGGATTCAAGGAAATTGTTATAAAGACGATGAAAGAACAAGGCACGCTGATGCCGGAACGACCGGTAGCCCACCGCACCTCTCGGTGCGAGAGTCAATCAGGCGGTTGGCAGTATGTCAGATACGATAAGCGTACAGCGGCACTCGTTGCAGTTGGACCGGCCGTCTGACCTTCATTTCTCGATTGTTCTGGCCCAGCCCGCTATTCGCCTAGAACAAGGCTTGGGTTACTCCCTGAGACAGGGAATGCCGCCTCATACATGAACCCGTTCGCAGTGTCCCATCCTCCAACAGGTAGTCGTCCAGCCTGTTGAGGAGTCCCACCCTGATCCGCGTCCAATTGCCCGCGATCGAGGCCGAATGCCTCGATACTCTGTTCCGCTCGACGGACGACCGTAAGTTCCGAGACCGGCTCCAGATCGTGTTGATGGCCCACCGGGGACGCGCCCGCCAGGACATCGCCGCGGACCTCGGCGTCCACCGCAAGACCTTCACCCGCTGGATCAACGCCTACTGCGATGCCGAGATCAACCGCGCCTAAATCGACAACATGAAACGGGGAACGGCCCTGAGTTTCGACCCTCCAGTCGGGGAGGTGGCCTTTCCAATCCAGGACGTAGCCCCAAAACGATCGAATCGTCACAAAGCCTCGAGTTTTATTCGAACGCACGGGCATAGAGCCTGAGCCGCTTCCATCGTTCTTCGGCTTCCCCGACACTTTGTGGGTCCAAATCCAAAGTGAACTTCAGCGTTCGTGAGGCTTCATCCAGTTCCTGCACGCCGACCGCCTTGGTTCCGTAAATGCCTGTGTCCGTGAAAAGATCAGGCTCCCGCTCGATCTCTACTTCTCGCACGATCGAGACGCGCACGCCACGCCCATGTTGCTCTTTGAGCCACGGTCGAATATTCGACGAGGGCGCCGAGGCTTCACTCGGCCAGAGTGAGTCGGATAAGATCACGATCCGCTCGATAACCACCCCGCGGTTCACGGCCTCGAAGTTCGCGCGCATGCTCTCGCGCCCCGGGGCGTCCTGCCAGTAGTCTTTGGTCCGAACCCATGCGACCGACCGGTACGACTTGAGCCCGGGGGACAGGAGCAGGCGCTCGTAAACGGTACGCCACCCTTCGGTTAGAGCGAATGTCATGCGTCCCTCACCCAACTCTGCAACCTGGCCGGTCACAGATTCGAGTTTCTGCACCACGGCTTCACGCAGGATACCACCGGGCAGTTGCGCAACCGCAAGTAGCCCGTCACACAAGCACCGATACACGCGGAACACGGCCGGGTCGCCAGCCAGTGCCAACGGAACCGACAAGCTCTCCACCGCCGCGTTGCGCCGAGACTCGCGCTCTTCTTCTTGACCCAGGTACGCGAGGAACAGTCCGCTCACGACGCTAATCAGGCATCCCAGGCACGCGAGTTGTGCCGATGGCGATCCGAACGCCGCGACGAGACCCATGAGGGCGGACCCGAGTGCGGCGCTAAACAAGAATCGGAAACTCAACAGAGCCGAGCGCCGGGTGGGGTGTTCCTCGCGTGACATGACCCGCACACTAGAGTACCCGGGACACGAGCGCAAGCACGAGATGACGCGGGCATAACAAAGGACGTGAGTAATCGGATCCGGACGACCGCCTTTTGGCGTAACTTCTGAACATTCACGCCGCGCCGTGCAGCGCGCGGGTGAGGTGCTCCAATTCCGCGGCAGTGAGTTTGGCAGCGGGCATCGACAAGCGGATTAGCC
This region of Gemmata massiliana genomic DNA includes:
- a CDS encoding alpha/beta fold hydrolase; the encoded protein is MNDVSSIVHQGCKIAYRVRGSGPPALFIQGVNTHGDGWNPQVNDLAGRYACLTFDNRGTGGSDRGSEPITVEQMAADAAAVMRAVGWESAHVVGHSLGGPVGLQLALTARKRVRSLALLCSFADGKGVGPLSWRLIWAGMRMRFGTKGMKRRAFLDLVVPPGTKGDRNALAAELAPLFGHDLAEPLLVLKDQMKAMWAFDVNGRLGELAGLRTLVANAEFDPIAPPKLGRGVAAGIPGARYVNLDGASHGVILTDPKRVNALLVEHFGEGG
- a CDS encoding helix-turn-helix domain-containing protein, which encodes MRSPTLIRVQLPAIEAECLDTLFRSTDDRKFRDRLQIVLMAHRGRARQDIAADLGVHRKTFTRWINAYCDAEINRA
- a CDS encoding SDR family NAD(P)-dependent oxidoreductase, whose translation is MDLQLTGKTAVVTGSTAGIGLSIAEELAREGVKVFVAGRTQPKIDEALKVVRKAGEAEGVVADAGTAEGCAALVRRVPQVDILVNNLGIYEAKPFAEIPDADWQKLFDVNVMSGVRLSRHYFPQMLSAGWGRVIFIASESGVMTPPEMVHYGVTKSSQLALSRGMAELTKGTQVTVNTVLPGPTQSEGIAEFLRKVSPGAKDDADAEAEFFRAHRSSSLLQRLIDPQEIAHMVAYLASPLSAATNGATLRVEGGLLRSIV